From a single Gimesia fumaroli genomic region:
- a CDS encoding asparagine synthase-related protein: MIHEEYVERLVNLLDPAANILFNMTVEEATERVGSGSPERVREIDGQFALVHKEGTRIRMARSIGRPMRFFLAKRAEGPCLVIAERIDEIYEFLKTEGLDDQFHPSYTRMVPAHYILELQLIGCPDPNPKTTRYFTPERNKLSTQLDEIGKEYIGAVSQEINKWLDTIPRMEPIGVLFSGGIDSGAIFLLVYHALITRNESPSRLKAFSLSINGEGSDCRQAQQFLEQMQLGLFLEILEVPQSSLDCTETIKVLEDYKQLDVEAATMAHASCKKIRGLYPHWKYLIDGDGGDENLKDYPIEANPELTIRSVLNNLMLYQEGWGVEAVKHSLTYSGGQSRGHVRTYAPARSLGFQGFSPYALPNVIEVAEGIPYIELTGWDHKKLYALKGDIVCRGVKQITGLSMPVYPKRRFQEGSLNDQSFNTVFSDSENVYRQTLLSLYQSS, encoded by the coding sequence ATGATTCATGAAGAGTACGTGGAACGACTTGTTAATTTACTGGACCCTGCAGCAAATATTCTTTTCAACATGACCGTTGAAGAGGCAACCGAACGAGTCGGAAGTGGTTCTCCGGAACGAGTGCGAGAAATCGATGGGCAGTTCGCACTCGTCCACAAAGAGGGCACACGAATTCGCATGGCGCGGTCGATCGGTAGACCGATGCGTTTTTTCCTCGCCAAACGGGCAGAAGGCCCTTGCCTTGTCATCGCTGAGAGAATCGATGAGATCTATGAGTTCCTGAAAACTGAAGGACTCGACGACCAGTTTCATCCATCCTACACCAGAATGGTTCCCGCGCATTATATTCTTGAGCTGCAATTAATCGGCTGCCCCGATCCGAACCCGAAAACAACACGCTACTTCACTCCTGAACGAAACAAACTGTCAACACAACTGGATGAAATCGGGAAAGAGTATATTGGCGCTGTCTCTCAAGAGATCAATAAATGGCTGGACACGATCCCCCGTATGGAGCCCATCGGCGTGCTCTTTTCCGGAGGAATTGACAGCGGTGCGATTTTCCTGTTGGTTTATCATGCACTGATCACGCGCAACGAATCACCATCTCGTTTGAAAGCCTTTTCGCTTTCCATCAATGGTGAAGGGAGTGACTGTCGCCAGGCACAGCAATTTCTGGAACAGATGCAACTCGGCCTGTTCCTGGAGATACTGGAAGTTCCGCAAAGCAGCCTGGACTGTACAGAAACCATCAAAGTCCTTGAAGATTACAAACAGCTTGATGTCGAAGCCGCAACAATGGCACATGCCTCGTGTAAAAAAATCAGAGGGCTGTATCCCCACTGGAAATATCTCATTGACGGCGACGGTGGAGATGAAAATCTGAAAGATTATCCCATTGAAGCCAATCCGGAATTAACGATTCGCAGTGTCCTGAATAATCTGATGCTCTACCAGGAAGGTTGGGGAGTCGAAGCAGTCAAACATTCTCTCACCTACTCCGGCGGCCAAAGCCGCGGTCATGTCAGAACTTATGCCCCCGCCCGCAGTCTTGGCTTTCAGGGGTTCAGTCCGTATGCATTACCAAACGTAATTGAAGTCGCCGAAGGAATTCCCTATATCGAACTGACTGGCTGGGACCATAAAAAACTCTACGCCCTCAAGGGGGATATTGTCTGCCGAGGCGTGAAACAAATTACAGGACTGTCGATGCCCGTTTATCCTAAACGACGCTTTCAGGAAGGCAGCCTTAATGACCAATCCTTCAATACCGTTTTTTCCGATTCGGAAAATGTGTACCGACAAACGTTGCTCTCACTGTATCAGTCATCGTAA
- a CDS encoding sulfite exporter TauE/SafE family protein, with the protein MITILIGSMLIGITLGLLGSGGSAITVPILVYLVGHGAKESIAESMAIVGLISIAAAVPYANAKQIDWRSVACFGLPGMVGTFFGAWLGGLAAEALQLVVFGSVLLAAAYVMFRRSKGSGVTAGDTDGPIHRAPAWQVMLEGVVVGTVTGFVGVGGGFLIVPALVILGKLPMRLAIGTSLVIIIINAAVGFAKYEHFLLAHEMTVNWQTILVFTSVGIVGSIIGRKINARMNQQVLRTVFAGFLVLLGGFVIFHEGSKLVSTKTHTVTEINVNSMNDADFKISPHII; encoded by the coding sequence ATGATAACGATCTTGATTGGTTCAATGCTGATTGGTATTACGCTCGGCCTTCTGGGATCTGGTGGGTCTGCGATTACGGTGCCAATATTGGTCTATCTGGTAGGGCACGGTGCCAAAGAGTCGATTGCAGAATCGATGGCGATTGTGGGTTTGATTTCTATAGCCGCCGCGGTTCCTTATGCAAATGCAAAACAGATTGACTGGCGGAGTGTGGCCTGTTTTGGTCTACCGGGCATGGTGGGAACATTCTTCGGTGCCTGGTTGGGTGGTCTGGCTGCGGAAGCGTTACAGCTTGTTGTGTTCGGGAGTGTTTTATTAGCTGCAGCTTACGTGATGTTTCGCCGATCGAAAGGCTCTGGAGTTACTGCAGGGGACACTGATGGGCCTATTCACCGGGCACCAGCCTGGCAAGTCATGCTCGAAGGGGTTGTTGTGGGTACTGTGACTGGTTTTGTTGGGGTAGGTGGTGGTTTTTTGATCGTTCCGGCTCTGGTCATCTTGGGAAAGTTGCCAATGCGGCTGGCCATTGGGACGAGTCTGGTGATCATCATTATCAATGCTGCTGTCGGTTTTGCCAAATACGAACATTTTCTGCTGGCACATGAAATGACGGTGAACTGGCAAACGATTCTGGTCTTCACTTCTGTTGGGATTGTCGGCAGTATCATCGGTCGCAAGATTAATGCACGAATGAATCAACAGGTGTTAAGGACCGTCTTTGCCGGATTCCTGGTTTTGCTCGGTGGCTTTGTGATTTTTCATGAGGGGAGCAAACTGGTTTCAACAAAAACACATACCGTGACGGAAATAAATGTCAATTCAATGAATGATGCTGATTTCAAAATCAGTCCACACATAATTTAA
- the metH gene encoding methionine synthase: MSDRSARIEALYTAIQERILILDGAMGTMIQNHKLKEADYRGERFADYHMDIAGNNDLLSLTQPQIIQEIHREYLEAGADIIETNTFNGTRLSQSDYEMESLVYELNVASAQLARAAADEITQKTPDKPRWVAGVLGPTSRTCSISPDVNDPGARNVTYDELVENYLESIDGLVKGGSDLILIETIFDTLNAKAAVFAVRTYFQREKIELPIMISGTITDASGRTLSGQTTEAFWNSLSHARPFSIGLNCALGAEELRQYVKEMSRVADTYVSAHPNAGLPNEFGEYDQSAAEMAVIVDEFASSGFLNILGGCCGTTPAHIKAISQAMEQHSPRKVPEIEPALRLSGLEPLNITKDSLFVNVGERCNVTGSARFKRLIKEDKYDTALEVALQQVQNGADIMDVNMDEGMLDAIAAMTTFLNLVATEPDIARVPVMVDSSKWDVIEAGLKCIQGKPIVNSISLKEGEAEFLEKARLCQLYGAAVVVMAFDEDGQADTKQRKTEICERSYRLLVEKLDFAPQDIIFDPNIFAVATGIDEHNNYAVDFIEATAWIRQNLPYVSVSGGVSNVSFSFRGNNAVREAIHSVFLYHAIRAGMNMGIVNASQLAVYDDLPAELKDKVEDVILNRTPEGTEALLEIAERYRGDGKAGAGKTEDLSWRELPVTKRIEHALVKGISTYIVEDAELARQEMNRPLDVIEGPLMDGMNVVGDLFGAGKMFLPQVVKSARVMKQAVAYLQPYIEEEKTEASKPNGRILMATVKGDVHDIGKNIVGVVLQCNNFEVIDLGVMVPCETILKTALEKQCDVIGLSGLITPSLDEMVTVASEMERLEMNLPLMIGGATTSKAHTAVKIEPQYKRNQVVYVPDASRAVGVAAALISDEQHDAYVANIKEEYVTVRERVANRKPQGTPVPYEDAVKQGVQIDWESYTPPAPTFTGTKVLDQYPLEKLVDYIDWTPFFISWDLVGKYPKILEDDIIGEAARELYDNAQTMLKKIIEEKLLTARAVIGFWPANRVNGDDIEVYEDTSRTKVIARLHHIRQQIRKRGQEEKPLMSLADFIAPKESGKIDYIGGFVVTAGIGAEELAKAYEAEHDDYNSIMVKALADRLAEAFAEHLHKRVRKEYWGYVPEEEMDNEALIKEEYSGIRPAPGYPACPDHTEKDTLFEMLNAESEIGVELTEHFAMYPTAAVSGWYFSYPESRYFHTGKIDKDQLASLAERKGMSMDEITRWLRPVLLDDN, encoded by the coding sequence ATGTCTGATCGCTCCGCTCGAATTGAAGCTCTCTACACTGCCATTCAGGAACGGATACTGATTCTGGACGGGGCGATGGGGACGATGATTCAGAACCATAAGCTCAAAGAAGCGGATTACCGGGGAGAACGTTTTGCTGACTACCATATGGATATTGCCGGCAACAACGACCTGCTCTCATTAACTCAACCCCAGATCATCCAGGAAATCCATCGTGAGTACCTGGAAGCGGGGGCGGATATCATCGAGACGAACACGTTCAACGGAACACGTTTGTCCCAAAGCGATTATGAAATGGAATCGCTGGTTTACGAACTGAACGTGGCTTCTGCCCAACTGGCACGTGCCGCCGCCGATGAAATCACGCAGAAGACTCCCGACAAACCGCGCTGGGTGGCAGGGGTTTTAGGGCCCACAAGCCGCACCTGTTCGATTTCACCGGATGTAAATGACCCGGGAGCGCGGAATGTCACCTATGATGAACTGGTTGAGAATTATCTGGAGTCAATCGACGGGCTGGTCAAAGGGGGCTCTGATCTGATCCTGATTGAGACGATCTTCGATACACTGAATGCCAAAGCGGCAGTGTTTGCCGTGCGGACCTATTTTCAGCGAGAAAAGATCGAACTGCCGATCATGATTTCCGGAACCATTACGGATGCTTCGGGGCGAACGCTTTCGGGACAGACGACAGAGGCGTTCTGGAATTCGCTCTCTCACGCCAGACCCTTTTCGATCGGATTGAATTGTGCGTTAGGCGCGGAGGAGCTGCGACAGTATGTAAAAGAAATGTCTCGCGTGGCCGATACCTATGTATCGGCTCATCCGAATGCTGGCCTGCCAAATGAATTTGGTGAATACGACCAAAGTGCTGCTGAAATGGCGGTGATTGTCGATGAATTTGCCAGTAGCGGCTTTCTGAATATTCTAGGCGGCTGTTGCGGTACAACACCGGCACATATCAAAGCCATTTCACAGGCGATGGAACAGCATTCCCCCCGTAAAGTGCCAGAGATCGAACCGGCGTTACGTCTCTCCGGGCTGGAGCCGTTGAATATCACGAAAGACAGCCTGTTTGTCAATGTGGGCGAACGTTGTAACGTTACCGGTTCTGCCCGATTCAAGCGGCTGATAAAAGAAGATAAGTATGATACCGCACTGGAAGTGGCCTTACAGCAGGTGCAAAATGGCGCTGATATCATGGACGTCAATATGGATGAAGGCATGTTGGATGCCATTGCCGCGATGACGACGTTCCTGAATCTGGTCGCGACAGAACCCGATATTGCCCGCGTGCCCGTAATGGTAGACTCTTCGAAATGGGACGTTATCGAAGCAGGTCTCAAGTGCATTCAAGGGAAGCCAATCGTCAACTCGATCAGCTTGAAAGAGGGCGAGGCTGAATTTTTAGAAAAGGCTCGTCTGTGTCAACTGTACGGCGCCGCTGTCGTAGTGATGGCCTTTGATGAGGACGGACAGGCTGATACCAAACAGCGCAAGACTGAAATCTGCGAGCGATCGTATCGACTGCTGGTGGAGAAATTAGATTTTGCACCGCAGGATATTATCTTCGATCCGAACATCTTTGCTGTGGCAACGGGTATCGACGAGCATAACAACTATGCGGTTGATTTTATTGAAGCGACTGCCTGGATTCGACAGAACCTGCCTTACGTGAGTGTATCCGGAGGTGTCTCGAACGTCTCGTTTTCGTTTCGCGGGAATAATGCAGTCCGCGAGGCCATTCATTCGGTGTTTCTGTATCATGCGATTCGCGCCGGCATGAATATGGGGATTGTGAATGCCAGCCAGTTGGCCGTCTATGATGATCTGCCTGCGGAATTGAAAGACAAAGTTGAAGATGTCATTCTGAATCGGACACCGGAGGGAACCGAGGCGTTACTGGAGATTGCCGAACGGTATCGTGGCGACGGGAAAGCAGGAGCAGGGAAGACAGAAGACTTGTCTTGGCGGGAATTACCGGTGACGAAGCGAATCGAGCACGCTTTGGTGAAGGGGATCTCGACCTATATTGTCGAAGACGCCGAGCTGGCACGGCAGGAAATGAACCGACCGCTGGATGTGATCGAAGGCCCGTTAATGGATGGGATGAATGTCGTCGGCGACCTGTTTGGTGCGGGAAAAATGTTCCTGCCTCAGGTCGTAAAATCAGCACGAGTCATGAAACAGGCAGTCGCGTATCTGCAACCCTATATCGAAGAAGAAAAGACAGAAGCGAGCAAACCCAACGGCCGGATTCTGATGGCGACCGTAAAAGGGGACGTGCACGATATCGGGAAAAATATTGTCGGCGTCGTCTTGCAGTGTAACAATTTTGAAGTGATTGATCTGGGAGTGATGGTTCCCTGCGAGACGATTTTAAAGACGGCTCTTGAAAAGCAATGTGATGTGATTGGTCTGTCGGGATTGATTACCCCTTCATTGGATGAGATGGTCACCGTCGCCAGTGAAATGGAACGTCTGGAGATGAATCTGCCGTTAATGATCGGGGGGGCAACGACATCCAAGGCACATACGGCAGTCAAAATTGAACCGCAGTACAAGCGGAATCAGGTGGTTTATGTGCCCGATGCCTCGCGTGCCGTGGGAGTTGCGGCTGCGTTGATTTCGGATGAACAGCATGATGCTTATGTCGCAAATATTAAAGAAGAGTATGTGACCGTACGCGAACGTGTTGCCAATCGCAAACCACAGGGAACTCCCGTGCCTTACGAGGACGCGGTGAAGCAGGGGGTGCAGATTGACTGGGAGAGTTACACGCCTCCCGCGCCCACTTTTACCGGTACGAAAGTGCTCGATCAATATCCGCTGGAAAAGCTGGTCGATTATATTGACTGGACTCCCTTCTTTATCAGCTGGGATCTGGTCGGAAAATATCCCAAGATTCTGGAAGATGATATCATCGGTGAAGCGGCTCGTGAGTTGTACGACAATGCACAAACGATGCTCAAGAAAATCATCGAGGAAAAACTGCTGACGGCGCGGGCGGTGATTGGCTTCTGGCCTGCGAATCGTGTGAATGGGGATGATATCGAAGTTTATGAGGATACGAGCCGAACGAAGGTAATCGCTCGACTACATCACATTCGACAGCAGATTCGCAAGCGGGGACAGGAAGAGAAGCCGCTGATGTCGCTAGCCGATTTTATTGCTCCCAAAGAGAGCGGAAAGATCGATTATATTGGCGGGTTTGTGGTGACTGCGGGGATCGGTGCCGAAGAACTTGCGAAAGCTTACGAAGCGGAGCACGACGACTATAACAGCATCATGGTCAAAGCACTCGCCGATCGGCTGGCAGAAGCGTTTGCCGAGCATCTGCATAAACGGGTCAGAAAAGAGTACTGGGGCTATGTGCCCGAGGAAGAAATGGACAATGAAGCCTTAATCAAGGAAGAGTATAGCGGCATCCGTCCAGCGCCCGGTTATCCGGCGTGCCCTGACCATACGGAGAAAGATACTCTGTTTGAGATGTTGAATGCCGAGAGTGAAATCGGTGTCGAGTTGACCGAGCATTTTGCCATGTATCCGACGGCTGCGGTTTCCGGCTGGTATTTCTCTTATCCGGAATCACGGTATTTCCATACGGGTAAAATTGATAAAGACCAACTGGCTTCATTGGCCGAACGCAAGGGAATGAGTATGGATGAGATCACGCGCTGGTTACGTCCGGTATTGCTAGATGATAATTGA
- a CDS encoding ATP:cob(I)alamin adenosyltransferase has translation MSERGKVHLNMIVTKTGDQGETFLNDGSRVPKTSPRIKALSQIEQVAVKLGYFLDACDLDVLHLPLPEGMTCQINLTQLANSFQQEMYDLGSDISTPITEEETNPRFPTEKVEELTALIADLTPALEPLDSFILPQGSLPVVISHDIRTTVRQAEIQVWEIEEAVNPAVPQYLNRLSDFWFVLGRILHFDDQQSDEAEIKKWEPNQKHTRGIQFQKS, from the coding sequence ATGTCGGAACGAGGAAAAGTCCATTTGAATATGATCGTCACCAAAACCGGCGATCAGGGGGAAACGTTTCTGAATGACGGCTCGCGGGTTCCGAAAACGTCCCCGCGGATCAAAGCACTTTCACAGATAGAACAAGTCGCCGTGAAGTTGGGATATTTTCTCGATGCATGTGACCTGGATGTGCTGCATCTGCCACTACCGGAAGGAATGACATGCCAGATCAACCTGACTCAACTCGCCAACTCATTTCAACAGGAAATGTACGATCTGGGCTCCGATATTAGTACCCCGATCACAGAGGAAGAAACCAACCCCCGCTTTCCAACAGAAAAAGTCGAAGAGCTGACAGCTCTGATTGCAGACCTCACCCCTGCCCTCGAACCACTGGATTCGTTTATCCTGCCACAGGGCAGTCTGCCTGTGGTGATTTCCCACGATATCAGAACCACTGTGCGTCAGGCTGAAATTCAAGTCTGGGAAATTGAAGAAGCCGTCAACCCGGCTGTTCCCCAATACCTCAATCGGCTCTCGGACTTCTGGTTTGTGTTAGGCCGGATCTTGCATTTTGATGATCAGCAGTCCGATGAAGCCGAAATCAAAAAATGGGAACCCAATCAGAAACACACCCGTGGGATCCAGTTCCAGAAATCCTGA
- a CDS encoding VOC family protein, with translation MKTSGKRLGELVLRSENVEALTDFYCNIIGLELYARFGSGNFLKIADDFEGHPQLLAIFDQSWEFSGPKDIDREHAQAKTGPLHHFAFAMEQHEFDREKKRLKDLGQNLQFTDHKQFGWHSIYLHDPDGNSVEFVCYDKTILDEAANQSVRHQPNGQPAEI, from the coding sequence ATGAAAACCAGTGGAAAACGTCTGGGAGAACTGGTACTGCGTTCTGAAAATGTGGAAGCACTGACCGACTTTTATTGCAATATCATTGGCCTGGAGCTCTATGCCCGTTTCGGTAGTGGCAACTTTCTGAAAATCGCGGACGATTTCGAAGGCCATCCCCAGCTTCTCGCCATCTTCGATCAATCGTGGGAATTCAGCGGCCCGAAAGACATTGATCGCGAGCATGCTCAGGCAAAAACCGGCCCCCTGCATCACTTTGCCTTTGCGATGGAACAGCACGAATTTGACCGCGAAAAAAAACGTCTAAAAGACCTGGGACAGAATCTGCAATTCACAGATCACAAACAATTCGGCTGGCACTCAATCTATCTTCACGACCCGGACGGGAACTCAGTGGAATTCGTCTGTTACGACAAGACAATTCTCGATGAAGCAGCGAATCAGAGTGTGCGACATCAACCCAATGGGCAGCCAGCAGAGATATGA
- a CDS encoding polysaccharide lyase: MRVPLILLVLLFTQRLSAQEIQKLVIRPDFGVYTVKKWKRDWPDCQYEDGVREGHLSVVKTKNGAAYRVDYAVGEIGPEKGGIGWRSPIQPADTVELAYQVTFSKNFDWVKGGKLPGLCGGPESVTGGNRANGTNGFSARLMWRADGRGEAYVYHMHQPEKYGERFPFPSDFRFQQGQSVLVRLRVGMNTPGRADGSLDVWIGDVSTHKFRHVISRSSMKWRQTREFSVDSILFQTFYGGSNKSWAPRRPCFTLFSDISTQVKSSD; encoded by the coding sequence ATGCGCGTTCCCTTAATATTACTCGTGTTACTGTTTACACAACGCTTGTCTGCGCAAGAAATTCAGAAACTCGTCATCCGTCCTGATTTTGGTGTCTATACGGTCAAAAAATGGAAACGTGACTGGCCCGATTGTCAATATGAGGACGGCGTCCGAGAGGGGCATCTTTCGGTCGTGAAAACCAAAAACGGGGCCGCGTATCGGGTCGACTATGCGGTGGGGGAGATTGGGCCTGAAAAGGGAGGCATAGGCTGGCGATCGCCGATACAGCCAGCAGACACTGTGGAATTGGCATATCAGGTCACCTTCAGCAAGAACTTTGACTGGGTTAAGGGAGGTAAGTTGCCTGGGTTGTGCGGTGGGCCAGAGTCCGTCACTGGTGGTAATCGCGCAAATGGGACGAATGGATTTTCCGCCAGACTCATGTGGCGTGCGGATGGTCGAGGTGAAGCGTATGTTTATCACATGCATCAACCTGAAAAATACGGGGAACGTTTTCCTTTTCCATCCGACTTTCGATTTCAGCAGGGGCAGTCCGTTCTGGTACGGCTTAGAGTCGGCATGAATACACCCGGTCGCGCTGATGGATCTCTGGATGTATGGATTGGTGATGTCTCAACACACAAATTCCGACATGTGATTAGTCGCTCGAGCATGAAGTGGCGTCAAACGAGAGAGTTCTCCGTTGACAGTATCCTCTTTCAGACCTTTTATGGTGGTAGTAATAAGTCATGGGCTCCTCGACGTCCCTGTTTCACACTGTTTAGTGACATTTCGACACAAGTTAAAAGTTCGGACTGA
- a CDS encoding MarR family winged helix-turn-helix transcriptional regulator, with the protein MDKDFIDHLISQWKSERPDLDATPMAVVGRILRLSTHLDRRVNEVLKPFGLALWGFDILATLRRSGSPYAMTPTELMDAVMLSSGAMTNRIDRLEQLDFVERKPSPSDRRSLQVKLTKRGRKIIDDAIAARFAEADQAQTSLKKQDRKQLADLLRTLLHNLDHKDETP; encoded by the coding sequence ATGGACAAGGACTTCATCGACCATTTAATCAGTCAATGGAAATCCGAACGACCGGATCTCGACGCCACGCCGATGGCGGTCGTCGGTCGCATTTTGAGGCTGTCAACGCACCTGGATCGACGTGTTAATGAAGTCTTGAAACCGTTCGGCCTGGCACTATGGGGGTTCGATATTCTGGCAACACTCCGTCGCTCCGGCAGTCCCTACGCCATGACACCTACCGAACTAATGGATGCCGTGATGCTCTCATCAGGTGCCATGACAAACCGCATTGATCGTCTGGAGCAACTCGATTTCGTTGAACGCAAGCCCTCGCCCAGCGACCGCCGCTCTCTTCAAGTGAAGCTCACCAAACGGGGACGAAAAATCATCGACGATGCTATAGCGGCTCGCTTTGCGGAAGCAGACCAGGCCCAGACTAGCCTGAAAAAACAGGATCGCAAACAGCTCGCGGACCTGTTGCGAACTCTATTACATAATCTGGATCACAAAGACGAAACACCTTAA
- a CDS encoding DUF1501 domain-containing protein, protein MSQAIFSFDVTRRQFLQACAAGVAGGISLPRWTALQAAVPQKNSQQSVVMIYLPGGPTQFETFDPKPDSPSEIRGSFSPTQTNVPGVQFCELLPRLSAIADKFSVIRTLVGMENRHESFQCYTGRPGGRNEDGEPAGGWPAFGSIVSELLGPGKQGMIPYVDAAPKMSYAPYNNNGSHLQGNPSWPGFTGYNHIPFTLEGEVKSDLVLNGIDLARFNERRALLKSFKQNQQAFVVEGLDNFQQQAFQMLTSGRFADAMDVEKEPQSVRDRYGKLQKTDPSFGGAPQSPQHLLMARRLVEAGVRCVTVAFGAWDWHANREGSIEYLSKKYLPVFDQALAVFIQDLEERGLLEQTTVIVWGEFGRTPRINAKGGRDHWPGTQSVLMAGGGMQGGRTVGKTDRVGGVPLDRPVHVQEIFATLFHNLGINTETAQITDLSGRPRYLVDSGRHPIRELY, encoded by the coding sequence ATGAGTCAGGCGATATTCTCATTTGATGTTACACGTCGTCAATTTCTGCAGGCGTGCGCAGCTGGTGTTGCGGGAGGGATTTCTCTTCCGCGGTGGACTGCATTGCAGGCAGCAGTGCCGCAGAAAAACAGTCAGCAATCCGTGGTGATGATCTATCTCCCCGGAGGGCCGACACAATTTGAGACGTTCGACCCCAAGCCAGATTCTCCAAGCGAGATTCGCGGTTCTTTCTCACCAACCCAGACGAACGTTCCGGGAGTTCAGTTTTGTGAATTGCTGCCGCGGTTATCTGCGATCGCAGACAAGTTCTCTGTCATTCGTACATTGGTTGGCATGGAAAATCGACATGAATCGTTCCAGTGTTATACCGGACGTCCGGGAGGGCGGAATGAAGATGGCGAACCCGCTGGAGGCTGGCCTGCATTCGGTTCGATTGTTTCAGAACTACTTGGTCCGGGCAAACAGGGAATGATTCCCTATGTCGATGCTGCCCCTAAGATGAGCTATGCGCCTTATAACAATAATGGAAGTCACTTGCAGGGGAATCCATCGTGGCCTGGTTTTACAGGATATAACCATATCCCTTTTACACTCGAAGGCGAAGTGAAATCGGATCTGGTTTTAAACGGAATTGATCTTGCGCGTTTCAATGAGCGCAGAGCGTTATTGAAATCATTTAAACAGAATCAGCAGGCATTTGTTGTTGAGGGGCTCGATAATTTTCAACAGCAGGCGTTTCAAATGCTGACATCGGGGCGGTTTGCCGATGCCATGGATGTGGAAAAAGAACCTCAGTCAGTGCGGGATCGCTATGGCAAATTACAAAAAACGGACCCGAGTTTTGGAGGGGCCCCACAAAGTCCTCAACATTTATTAATGGCGCGCAGGCTAGTCGAAGCAGGCGTACGTTGTGTGACCGTAGCCTTTGGCGCGTGGGATTGGCATGCGAATCGAGAAGGTTCGATCGAATATTTATCCAAAAAGTATTTGCCCGTATTTGACCAGGCGCTGGCCGTATTCATCCAGGATCTGGAAGAACGAGGTTTGCTGGAACAGACGACGGTGATTGTCTGGGGGGAATTTGGTCGGACTCCGCGTATCAATGCCAAAGGGGGCCGCGATCATTGGCCGGGAACACAGTCGGTTTTGATGGCGGGCGGCGGAATGCAAGGCGGTCGAACTGTTGGAAAGACAGACCGAGTCGGGGGAGTACCTCTCGATCGTCCGGTGCATGTGCAGGAAATCTTTGCAACGCTATTCCATAATCTGGGGATTAACACAGAAACCGCTCAGATTACGGATTTGTCAGGTCGTCCTCGATATCTTGTTGACTCTGGTCGACATCCGATTCGTGAATTATATTAA
- a CDS encoding tetratricopeptide repeat protein, which translates to MKHLLERLGNLNGALSLHLESLSLAESSAKYAPNNEKVQWELSFGHQHVADCYLRLEKNEEARDYASQCIEIRQSLANRDHENSQLHAKLLHNLKTLALACERQQDLEAALQAYRQIIQVSKEFKSHTGKDRFQKASRSAYANSEQLLMGIPKQVSP; encoded by the coding sequence TTGAAACACTTACTTGAACGGCTGGGAAACCTTAACGGGGCACTCTCTCTGCATCTGGAATCCCTGAGTCTGGCGGAGTCATCTGCAAAGTATGCCCCGAATAATGAAAAGGTGCAATGGGAACTCAGTTTCGGGCATCAACATGTGGCTGACTGCTATTTGAGACTGGAAAAAAATGAAGAGGCACGTGACTACGCCAGTCAGTGCATCGAAATTCGACAGAGTCTCGCAAACCGGGATCATGAAAACTCTCAACTCCACGCCAAGCTGCTACATAACTTGAAAACCCTGGCTTTAGCCTGCGAACGTCAACAGGATCTTGAAGCAGCTCTGCAGGCCTATCGACAGATAATCCAAGTGTCCAAAGAGTTCAAAAGTCACACTGGAAAGGACCGGTTTCAAAAAGCTTCCCGTTCCGCTTATGCCAATAGTGAGCAACTTTTGATGGGAATTCCGAAACAAGTTTCGCCGTAA